Proteins from one Methanococcus maripaludis C5 genomic window:
- a CDS encoding DUF504 domain-containing protein yields the protein MLKELINKLLWHPDYNSEDYLIKYLHRGAENDEKSVPLKNIVIEDSFLVFDETHIPFHRILEIVNLKNGEILYKKR from the coding sequence ATGCTAAAAGAACTTATAAATAAGTTGTTATGGCATCCAGACTATAATTCTGAGGATTATCTAATAAAATATCTACACAGGGGTGCAGAAAACGATGAAAAATCAGTCCCCTTGAAAAATATCGTTATCGAAGACTCTTTTCTTGTTTTTGACGAAACACACATTCCTTTTCACAGGATTTTAGAGATTGTGAATTTAAAAAATGGAGAAATACTTTACAAAAAAAGGTAG
- a CDS encoding heparan-alpha-glucosaminide N-acetyltransferase — MQKNRYLEIDFFRGIAIILMVISNFVTDLKYFLGYSENLLFWSIFALYVASIFIFISGVSFNISFSKKVVSNNLNYKHYFIRFLKLFAVSVLITIITSRFLTSGTIYFGIIHFLAISGLLGIIFYRFEKINLVFAIIFLSAGLLFRGMVLETPYLLSLGIMPTNFYTLDYFPIFPWFGIYLLGMGFSEKYYKNGVSKYSFEIFKNKIFSKVCYMGQHTLFIYIIHQPILVGFLILKYGIFSKIAL, encoded by the coding sequence ATGCAGAAAAACAGGTATTTGGAAATTGACTTTTTTAGGGGAATTGCCATAATTTTGATGGTTATTTCGAATTTTGTAACCGATTTAAAATATTTTTTAGGATATTCTGAAAATCTGTTATTTTGGAGTATTTTCGCTCTTTATGTAGCATCCATATTTATATTCATTTCAGGTGTTTCTTTTAACATCAGTTTTTCAAAAAAAGTTGTATCTAATAATTTAAATTACAAACACTACTTTATTCGTTTTTTAAAACTTTTTGCAGTTTCAGTATTGATAACAATTATTACGAGCCGTTTTTTAACATCCGGAACGATATATTTTGGAATTATTCATTTTTTAGCAATTTCAGGCCTTTTAGGAATTATATTCTATCGATTTGAAAAAATAAATCTAGTTTTTGCCATTATCTTTCTAAGTGCTGGATTATTATTTAGAGGAATGGTTTTAGAAACCCCATATTTACTCTCCCTTGGAATAATGCCAACCAACTTTTACACGCTTGATTATTTTCCAATTTTTCCGTGGTTTGGAATTTATTTACTTGGAATGGGTTTTTCAGAAAAATATTACAAAAACGGGGTTTCAAAGTATTCATTTGAAATTTTTAAAAATAAAATTTTTAGTAAAGTCTGTTATATGGGACAACACACGCTTTTTATTTATATAATCCACCAACCGATTCTGGTTGGATTTTTAATTTTAAAATACGGAATATTTTCAAAAATAGCGCTGTAA
- the purE gene encoding 5-(carboxyamino)imidazole ribonucleotide mutase — MITIIMGSKSDVKIAEKAVSILKEFEIDYEVRVASAHRTPELVEEIVKNSKSKVFIAIAGLAAHLPGVVAAMTTKPVIAVPVESKMDGLDALLSAVQMPPGIPAACVGIDRGENAAILAAEMLSISDEKIEKKLDEFREKQKQKIFSDDLEVSELFKN, encoded by the coding sequence ATGATAACAATAATTATGGGCAGTAAAAGTGATGTAAAAATTGCAGAAAAGGCGGTTTCTATTTTAAAAGAGTTTGAAATCGATTATGAAGTACGGGTGGCTTCAGCACACAGAACTCCAGAATTAGTTGAAGAAATTGTTAAAAATTCAAAATCAAAAGTATTTATCGCAATTGCAGGGCTTGCAGCACATTTACCGGGAGTTGTTGCAGCAATGACTACAAAACCAGTTATTGCAGTTCCAGTTGAAAGTAAAATGGATGGACTTGATGCACTTTTAAGCGCTGTTCAGATGCCTCCAGGAATTCCTGCTGCTTGCGTTGGAATTGATAGGGGAGAAAATGCCGCAATTTTAGCTGCTGAAATGCTCTCCATTTCGGATGAAAAAATTGAAAAAAAATTAGATGAATTTAGGGAAAAACAAAAACAAAAAATATTTTCAGATGATTTAGAAGTTTCCGAACTTTTTAAAAATTAA
- a CDS encoding nucleoside-diphosphate kinase has product MVCGNEVEKTFVALKPDTVERKLVGRVIQRFEDRGFEIVEMRMLTLTPEMAEEYYGEHKGKEFYERLINFMTSGRIVAMVINGERAVSTVRKMLGNTCPCGAEPGTIRGDFGLYTPANIIHASDSLESAEREINLFFGK; this is encoded by the coding sequence ATGGTATGTGGAAATGAAGTTGAAAAAACATTTGTGGCATTAAAACCAGATACTGTCGAACGAAAGCTTGTTGGAAGGGTAATTCAGAGGTTTGAAGATAGGGGCTTTGAAATTGTTGAAATGAGAATGTTAACACTTACGCCCGAAATGGCGGAAGAATATTATGGCGAACACAAGGGAAAAGAGTTTTACGAAAGACTGATTAATTTTATGACTTCTGGAAGGATAGTTGCAATGGTTATCAACGGGGAGCGGGCAGTTTCAACAGTTCGAAAAATGCTTGGAAACACATGTCCTTGTGGTGCAGAACCTGGAACCATTCGTGGCGATTTTGGACTTTACACTCCAGCAAATATAATTCATGCATCTGACAGTTTAGAAAGTGCAGAACGTGAAATAAACTTATTTTTTGGAAAATAA
- a CDS encoding PINc/VapC family ATPase, whose protein sequence is MAVEEFNQNLNEIMKFKECNITVDTCVVIDGRITELISDGTIEKCTIIVPEAVISELEAQANKGREIGYFGIEELKKLVKVAKENEMVLEYYGERPSTGEVSLAKAGEIDAMIRKVAKDTNSILFTSDRIQYNLAIAQNINAHFLKVHEEKVDLKLVEYFDEITSSVHLKENCLPYVKKGRPGKVKLIPFADEIMDRSEIKVIIDNILKYTEQNHGLVEIERRGATVIQLGNLRISIARPPFSEALEVTAVRPITKVSLEDYNLSEDLKLRLNTAEGIFVSGAPGSGKSTFVSALAERYKNMDKIVKTMESPRDLQVGNEITQYAPLEGSMEKTCDILLLVRPDYTIYDEVRKTRDFEIFADMRMAGVGMVGVVHASKAIDSIQRLIGRVELGIIPQIVDTVIFIENGKIEKVYEVEFNVKVPHGMKEADLARPVIEVVDFLTKTPEYEIYTYGEQVVVMPIKETTETKSPVLAYAEEKISEVLKKHLPKKSRPDIKVVNNNTVEVKVLEKFIPAIIGKGGKEISKLEEITGLRISVREKSESVEHEKDFETYEFINDYESTKLTQTGKHVIVELGEDYIGANIKVYVEGEYVCSATVSSNGTVNISKKTAIGKDLANAMKKGKDIYVEF, encoded by the coding sequence ATGGCTGTCGAAGAGTTTAATCAAAATTTAAATGAGATTATGAAGTTTAAAGAATGTAATATCACAGTAGATACCTGCGTGGTTATTGACGGAAGAATTACTGAATTGATATCTGATGGAACAATTGAAAAATGCACAATAATAGTTCCAGAAGCAGTAATTTCAGAATTAGAGGCACAGGCAAATAAAGGGCGAGAAATCGGGTATTTTGGGATCGAAGAATTAAAAAAACTTGTTAAAGTTGCAAAAGAAAATGAAATGGTACTAGAATATTACGGGGAGAGACCTTCAACGGGCGAAGTTTCGCTTGCAAAGGCCGGGGAAATAGATGCAATGATTAGAAAAGTTGCAAAAGATACAAATTCAATACTTTTTACAAGTGACAGGATACAGTATAATCTTGCAATTGCCCAGAATATCAATGCACATTTCTTAAAAGTTCATGAAGAAAAGGTGGATTTAAAGTTAGTTGAATATTTTGATGAAATTACAAGTTCAGTTCACTTAAAAGAAAACTGCTTACCTTACGTTAAAAAAGGAAGACCTGGAAAAGTTAAATTAATTCCTTTTGCCGATGAAATAATGGATAGGTCCGAAATAAAAGTAATAATTGATAATATTTTAAAATATACTGAGCAAAATCACGGACTTGTCGAAATTGAAAGAAGAGGAGCAACGGTAATTCAGCTTGGAAATTTGAGAATTTCAATTGCAAGACCACCTTTCTCAGAAGCTTTGGAAGTTACTGCCGTAAGACCGATTACAAAAGTGTCATTGGAAGATTACAACCTTTCTGAAGATTTAAAATTACGGCTAAACACTGCAGAAGGTATCTTTGTTTCAGGGGCTCCCGGAAGTGGTAAATCTACATTTGTTTCAGCACTTGCTGAACGATACAAAAATATGGATAAAATCGTAAAAACAATGGAAAGTCCAAGGGATTTACAAGTTGGAAATGAAATTACTCAGTATGCACCACTTGAAGGTAGCATGGAAAAAACTTGCGATATTTTGCTTTTAGTAAGGCCGGATTACACGATATACGATGAAGTTCGTAAAACAAGGGATTTTGAGATATTTGCTGACATGAGGATGGCCGGAGTTGGAATGGTTGGAGTAGTCCATGCTTCAAAAGCAATAGATTCAATTCAAAGGCTTATTGGAAGAGTAGAACTCGGTATAATTCCACAAATTGTGGATACTGTAATTTTCATTGAAAATGGTAAGATTGAAAAGGTCTACGAAGTGGAATTTAATGTTAAGGTTCCACACGGAATGAAAGAAGCAGATTTAGCAAGGCCCGTAATTGAAGTAGTCGACTTTTTGACGAAAACTCCAGAATACGAAATATACACTTACGGGGAGCAAGTCGTAGTAATGCCAATAAAAGAAACAACTGAGACCAAAAGTCCAGTTTTAGCATATGCAGAAGAAAAAATTTCAGAAGTTTTGAAAAAACATCTTCCAAAAAAGTCAAGACCTGATATTAAAGTCGTAAACAACAACACTGTTGAAGTAAAAGTTTTGGAAAAGTTCATTCCTGCAATAATTGGAAAAGGCGGAAAAGAAATCTCAAAACTCGAAGAAATAACGGGTTTACGTATAAGTGTTAGGGAAAAGAGCGAATCTGTAGAACACGAAAAAGATTTTGAAACTTACGAATTTATAAACGACTACGAAAGTACAAAACTGACTCAAACTGGAAAACACGTCATTGTTGAACTTGGCGAAGACTATATCGGTGCAAATATCAAGGTTTACGTCGAAGGTGAGTACGTATGTTCTGCAACGGTTAGTTCAAACGGTACGGTAAATATCAGTAAAAAAACTGCAATCGGAAAGGATTTGGCAAACGCAATGAAAAAAGGAAAAGATATTTACGTGGAATTTTAA
- the hisI gene encoding phosphoribosyl-AMP cyclohydrolase, with amino-acid sequence MDLDIKEIVKNMDLKFRNIEGKKLLLAISTDKSGKVLMTAFMSEESLEKSIETGFMHYYSTSRDKLWRKGEESGNVQKIINVFRDCDGDALLFTVEQTGWACHEGYMSCFHNKIDLSTGKSTVVGNKLD; translated from the coding sequence ATGGATTTAGATATAAAAGAAATTGTAAAAAATATGGATTTAAAATTTAGAAATATCGAAGGAAAGAAGTTATTGCTCGCAATTTCAACCGATAAATCTGGAAAAGTTTTAATGACTGCATTTATGAGCGAAGAATCTTTGGAAAAATCAATTGAAACTGGATTCATGCATTACTACTCCACAAGCAGGGATAAACTGTGGAGAAAGGGCGAAGAAAGTGGAAATGTTCAAAAAATAATAAATGTTTTTAGAGACTGTGATGGAGATGCACTTCTATTTACAGTCGAACAGACTGGATGGGCATGCCATGAAGGTTATATGTCATGTTTCCATAATAAAATTGATTTAAGTACTGGAAAATCTACTGTTGTTGGGAATAAATTAGATTAA
- a CDS encoding CBS domain-containing protein has translation MIFVRDVMKRPITLNKDDNIEKAISIFRENKISGAPVVEGEKLVGLLSESDIIKAITSHDERFSLVLPSPFDLIELPLKTAIKIEEFRGDMENALKSEVFEAMAEKVITVSSETPITEAAETMVKNKIKRLPVVEGEKLVGIVTRGDLIEAMI, from the coding sequence ATGATTTTTGTTAGAGATGTAATGAAACGGCCAATAACACTTAACAAAGACGACAATATTGAAAAAGCAATTTCAATATTTAGGGAAAATAAAATAAGTGGTGCACCTGTTGTCGAAGGCGAAAAATTGGTTGGACTTCTCTCTGAGAGTGACATAATTAAGGCTATAACTTCGCATGACGAGAGATTTAGTCTAGTACTTCCATCTCCTTTTGATCTGATTGAATTACCGTTAAAAACAGCGATAAAAATTGAAGAATTTAGGGGAGATATGGAGAATGCATTGAAATCAGAAGTTTTTGAAGCAATGGCTGAAAAAGTAATTACTGTATCGTCAGAAACTCCAATAACTGAAGCTGCCGAAACAATGGTAAAAAATAAAATAAAGCGGTTACCTGTTGTCGAAGGCGAAAAATTGGTCGGGATTGTAACAAGGGGCGACTTGATAGAGGCAATGATTTAA
- a CDS encoding CBS domain-containing protein, whose translation MVYAEEYMTKKVHSITPDATVLDIIKLVKETTHDTFPVVVNSKVKGIVSVHDLIGKDESIKVSEFMTPRDEMIVTKPNNKIMDVGRIMFRTGFSKLPIVDENNNILGIITNTDVIRSQIEKTTPKKLKKIVNSYINLGFEVTTKRETIQIDDLVPTQATVYEDELYGRAYELKRGLAEPIIVIKTNNNEKYILVDGHHRAVAACLSDIKELEAHVLEIDTDKKMGIEKTAEKQGLKSLSDIKILDEDKMNCSSAYKLKANILEM comes from the coding sequence ATGGTTTATGCAGAAGAGTACATGACAAAAAAGGTTCACTCTATAACTCCCGATGCTACGGTTTTAGATATAATAAAGCTTGTAAAGGAAACTACCCACGATACGTTTCCAGTTGTAGTTAATTCAAAAGTTAAAGGTATAGTTTCTGTTCACGATCTTATCGGAAAGGATGAATCGATTAAAGTAAGTGAATTCATGACTCCAAGGGATGAAATGATCGTTACAAAGCCAAACAATAAAATAATGGATGTTGGACGGATAATGTTCAGAACAGGATTTTCAAAACTTCCCATAGTCGACGAAAACAATAATATTCTTGGAATCATTACAAATACTGATGTAATAAGGTCACAAATTGAAAAAACCACTCCAAAAAAGCTCAAAAAAATTGTAAACTCCTACATAAATTTGGGATTCGAAGTAACTACAAAACGAGAAACAATTCAAATTGATGATTTGGTACCCACTCAAGCTACGGTTTATGAGGATGAGCTTTATGGGCGGGCTTATGAATTAAAGAGGGGCCTTGCTGAACCAATAATTGTTATAAAAACAAATAACAATGAAAAATATATATTAGTTGACGGACACCACAGGGCGGTAGCTGCATGTCTTTCAGATATAAAAGAACTCGAAGCGCATGTTTTGGAAATAGATACTGATAAAAAGATGGGAATTGAAAAAACTGCTGAAAAACAGGGTTTAAAAAGTTTAAGCGACATTAAGATACTCGATGAAGATAAGATGAATTGCAGCAGTGCGTACAAACTCAAGGCAAATATCCTTGAAATGTGA
- a CDS encoding beta-ribofuranosylaminobenzene 5'-phosphate synthase has protein sequence MKLNSPSRIHMGLIDLNGELGRVDGGVGVALDYPNFQIEGKESSEIELDSKIEIDEKDRENLESRIKNAARNVLDIIGEDGISLKINEAILSHSGLGSGTQVSLSTGKITSLVYGQDLNAETLAKITGRGGTSGIGVAAFETGGFIVDGGHTFGEGKDKIDFRPSSASKDVKPSPVLFRHDFDWDIVLTIPKGEQVCGDREVDIFRKFCPVPSEDVQKICRLVLMKMMPAVIEKDFNSFGMAVNELQNLGFKRAEVGLQKESLKQLLSKLQDVSYSGISSFGPTIYSLGDKDTITEISNEIFDKFGIDGEIISTKANNSGYEIIK, from the coding sequence ATGAAGTTGAATTCTCCTTCCAGAATACATATGGGATTAATTGATTTAAATGGAGAACTTGGAAGGGTCGATGGTGGAGTAGGCGTTGCTCTGGATTACCCTAATTTTCAAATCGAAGGAAAAGAAAGTAGTGAGATAGAACTAGACTCTAAAATTGAAATTGACGAAAAAGACCGAGAAAATCTGGAATCAAGGATTAAAAATGCGGCAAGAAATGTTCTCGATATTATTGGAGAAGATGGAATAAGTTTAAAAATAAATGAAGCAATATTATCCCATTCTGGACTTGGAAGTGGAACACAGGTTTCGCTTTCTACTGGAAAGATTACTTCTTTAGTTTACGGTCAAGATTTAAACGCAGAAACACTGGCAAAGATTACTGGAAGAGGCGGAACTTCGGGAATTGGTGTGGCAGCTTTTGAGACCGGTGGATTTATTGTTGATGGGGGCCATACTTTTGGTGAAGGAAAAGATAAAATTGATTTTAGACCTTCTTCAGCATCAAAGGATGTAAAACCCTCTCCAGTATTATTCAGACACGATTTTGACTGGGATATTGTGCTAACAATTCCAAAAGGAGAGCAGGTCTGCGGAGACAGGGAAGTTGATATATTTAGAAAATTCTGCCCGGTTCCATCAGAAGACGTTCAAAAAATATGCAGGCTAGTTTTGATGAAAATGATGCCAGCAGTTATTGAAAAAGACTTTAATTCATTTGGAATGGCAGTAAATGAACTTCAAAATTTGGGATTCAAACGTGCAGAAGTTGGACTTCAAAAAGAAAGTTTAAAACAATTATTATCAAAGCTTCAAGACGTTTCTTACAGTGGAATTTCAAGTTTTGGACCAACAATTTATTCTTTAGGGGATAAAGATACAATAACCGAAATTTCGAATGAAATCTTTGATAAATTTGGAATTGACGGCGAAATTATCTCTACAAAAGCAAATAATTCGGGATACGAAATAATAAAATAG
- the infB gene encoding translation initiation factor IF-2 has translation MALRCPIVSVLGHVDHGKTSLLDKIRRTRVTQREAGGITQHIGASEIPINTIKKVSKDLLGLFKADLSIPGILVIDTPGHEAFTSLRKRGGALADIAILVVDINEGFKPQTIEAINILKQCKTPFIVAANKVDRIPGWNSSEGPFILNFNEKNQHPNAMTEFEIRLYENIIKHLNELGFDADLFSRVKDTTKTINVVPVSAMTGEGVPDLLVIISGLAQKFLEQKLALNVEGYAKGTVLELKEEKGLGKTIDAIIYDGIAKTGDFLVVGNPDGVIVSKIKALLKPKELDEMRDPKDKFKPSKQISAATGVKISAPDLDSVIAGSPLRIVPKNQVDAAKEEVLQEVEEFTILTDDEGIIIKADTMGSLEALANELRKVNAKIKKAEVGDISKKDVIEASSYASSNPLNGLIISFNTKVLADAKAEIEKSDVKLLEGKIIYKLVEEYEEWTKEMEELMKSDEINRLTKPAMIKILPNCIFRQKEPAVCGVEVLYGTLKIGSPIMSEDGKKLGYVKEMRDSQQENIKEAKVGMQVPVSIDGNIVLGRNAKENDILYVEVPEPEARKLHHEFKDELRGDEKEALSRYMELKQKIENNIFWGM, from the coding sequence ATGGCATTAAGATGTCCAATTGTGAGTGTTCTCGGTCACGTTGACCACGGAAAAACTTCCCTTTTAGATAAAATTAGGAGAACAAGGGTTACTCAGAGGGAGGCAGGAGGAATCACCCAACATATTGGTGCAAGTGAGATACCAATAAACACTATAAAAAAAGTTTCAAAGGACCTTTTAGGATTATTTAAGGCAGATTTGTCCATTCCTGGAATTTTAGTTATCGATACGCCAGGACACGAAGCATTTACCTCATTAAGAAAAAGAGGCGGAGCTTTAGCAGACATTGCGATACTTGTTGTGGATATAAATGAAGGATTTAAACCCCAAACTATTGAAGCAATAAATATCTTGAAACAGTGCAAAACACCTTTCATAGTTGCTGCAAACAAGGTGGACAGGATTCCAGGCTGGAATTCAAGCGAAGGCCCATTTATCTTAAATTTCAACGAAAAAAACCAGCATCCAAATGCAATGACTGAGTTTGAAATAAGGCTATATGAAAATATTATAAAACACTTAAATGAACTTGGATTCGATGCAGATCTGTTTTCAAGAGTTAAAGATACTACAAAAACAATAAATGTGGTTCCAGTATCTGCAATGACCGGTGAAGGAGTTCCAGATTTACTTGTTATCATTTCTGGGTTAGCACAGAAGTTTTTAGAACAAAAACTGGCTTTAAACGTTGAAGGTTATGCAAAAGGTACAGTTTTGGAATTAAAAGAAGAAAAAGGTCTTGGAAAAACAATCGATGCGATAATTTACGATGGAATTGCAAAAACTGGTGATTTTTTAGTTGTTGGAAATCCTGATGGCGTTATTGTATCAAAAATCAAAGCACTTTTAAAACCAAAAGAACTCGATGAAATGAGGGATCCAAAGGATAAATTTAAACCTTCAAAACAGATTTCTGCGGCAACAGGAGTTAAAATATCTGCACCCGATTTAGATAGTGTTATTGCAGGAAGCCCTTTAAGAATTGTTCCAAAAAATCAAGTGGATGCTGCAAAAGAAGAAGTTCTTCAGGAAGTTGAGGAATTTACAATTTTAACTGATGATGAAGGAATCATAATAAAAGCAGATACGATGGGTTCTTTGGAAGCTCTTGCAAATGAACTTAGAAAAGTAAATGCTAAAATCAAAAAGGCTGAAGTTGGCGACATCTCTAAAAAAGATGTTATCGAAGCTTCATCATACGCTTCATCAAACCCTTTAAATGGGCTTATAATTTCCTTTAACACAAAAGTACTCGCAGACGCAAAAGCTGAAATTGAAAAATCAGACGTTAAATTACTTGAAGGAAAAATTATCTATAAATTAGTTGAAGAATACGAAGAATGGACAAAAGAAATGGAAGAATTAATGAAATCTGATGAAATAAACAGATTAACAAAACCTGCAATGATTAAAATTCTTCCAAACTGTATTTTCAGGCAGAAAGAACCTGCAGTATGTGGTGTTGAGGTATTATACGGTACTTTAAAAATTGGAAGCCCCATAATGTCTGAAGATGGAAAAAAACTCGGATACGTTAAGGAAATGAGGGACAGCCAGCAGGAAAATATAAAAGAAGCAAAAGTTGGTATGCAAGTTCCAGTTTCTATTGATGGAAATATTGTTCTCGGTAGAAACGCAAAAGAAAACGATATACTGTATGTCGAAGTGCCAGAACCTGAGGCAAGGAAGTTACACCATGAATTCAAGGATGAATTGAGGGGCGACGAAAAAGAAGCCCTTTCACGATACATGGAATTGAAGCAGAAGATCGAAAATAATATATTTTGGGGAATGTAG
- a CDS encoding DHH family phosphoesterase: MILVIGYGSLGRKVVNNAKNIDKVTVIDKNEAVFESLENGDFNYVIGDASELDVLERAKVKDADTILVLTNDYEVNRKVVEIISELNTKAYLIVRGIIKYPELYNGLDINKIIYPLESAAKDAVNEIEKSKLRRKLSELKEIANAAKKSFNDHYSEKEDETQENHKAPFLILMHRNPDPDAMASAMALKTIFDKWGVSSEIAYGGKIGYDENKAMVNLLSIKLNPIDEINLSRYCSIAVVDSSSSKTLPIDVEDSKLSVIIDHHNDSDIVAKYMDILPEIGATATILTKYLLELEIAPNRDLATALYYAITSDTNYFKRKTSKKDFEAASYLQGLMDPKVLEMIENPDMDTETMEILGKAIMNRKIIKGHLALSYVGTLKNRDALPRAAEFLLKMEGINTTCIFGIAENEIHISSRTKDLRIDVGNIMKTAFGGGGHQASAAASVELGIFQSVSDKQSLRKLVEEAIQAKIFETMGIEEEEPAGQD; the protein is encoded by the coding sequence ATGATTTTAGTCATAGGCTATGGTTCTTTAGGGCGTAAGGTCGTAAATAACGCTAAAAATATTGATAAAGTAACCGTGATAGATAAAAATGAAGCTGTTTTTGAATCTCTTGAAAATGGAGATTTTAACTATGTAATTGGTGATGCTTCCGAATTAGATGTTTTAGAGAGAGCTAAAGTAAAGGACGCAGATACTATTTTAGTTCTTACAAATGACTACGAAGTAAACAGGAAAGTTGTAGAAATAATTTCAGAATTGAATACAAAAGCATACCTCATTGTAAGGGGCATTATAAAGTATCCTGAACTCTATAATGGCTTAGATATAAACAAAATAATTTATCCTCTCGAAAGTGCTGCAAAAGACGCCGTAAACGAAATAGAAAAGTCAAAATTAAGAAGAAAATTGTCAGAATTAAAGGAAATAGCAAATGCTGCTAAAAAATCTTTTAACGATCATTACTCCGAAAAAGAAGATGAAACACAGGAAAATCACAAGGCTCCTTTTTTGATACTGATGCACAGAAACCCCGACCCCGATGCAATGGCAAGTGCAATGGCACTAAAAACTATTTTTGATAAATGGGGTGTTTCTTCAGAGATTGCATACGGCGGAAAAATCGGTTACGACGAAAACAAAGCCATGGTAAATTTACTCAGCATAAAGTTAAACCCCATCGACGAAATAAACTTATCTAGATACTGCTCTATTGCGGTTGTGGATTCTTCAAGCTCAAAAACTCTTCCTATCGATGTTGAGGATTCAAAATTATCTGTAATAATTGATCACCACAACGACAGCGATATTGTTGCAAAATATATGGACATATTGCCCGAGATTGGTGCAACAGCTACTATTTTAACAAAATATTTACTCGAGCTTGAAATTGCTCCAAACCGGGACTTGGCAACTGCATTATACTATGCAATAACCTCGGATACAAATTATTTCAAGAGAAAAACTTCCAAAAAAGATTTTGAAGCTGCAAGCTATTTACAAGGATTAATGGATCCAAAAGTTTTAGAGATGATCGAAAATCCTGACATGGACACTGAAACCATGGAAATCCTCGGAAAAGCTATAATGAATAGAAAAATCATTAAAGGACATCTTGCACTCTCATATGTTGGAACATTAAAAAATAGGGATGCATTACCAAGAGCAGCAGAGTTTCTGCTTAAAATGGAAGGCATAAACACGACATGTATCTTTGGAATCGCCGAAAATGAAATCCACATAAGTTCAAGAACAAAAGATTTGAGAATTGATGTTGGAAACATCATGAAAACAGCATTTGGCGGCGGCGGCCATCAGGCTTCAGCAGCAGCAAGTGTAGAACTTGGTATATTCCAATCCGTTTCAGATAAACAGTCCTTAAGAAAGCTTGTGGAAGAAGCAATTCAAGCAAAAATATTTGAAACAATGGGTATCGAAGAAGAAGAACCTGCTGGACAGGATTAA